One region of Bosea sp. 29B genomic DNA includes:
- a CDS encoding ParB/RepB/Spo0J family partition protein: protein MALDLSFKDLADVAVGNASDGRPLKVALDLIDEDPDQPRREFPEEELQNLAASIRIEGILQPIVVRRAQQAGRFIIVMGARRYRAAKLAKLDEAAIFIQDADEAKPYAQMVENIQRDDLKANEIARFITARIEAGEKQTEIARRLGKPRDWVSRYGAVPKMPPFLQEMLATSSIRAVYELYQAWRQEPGEVERAVEHGTAFNDAQAREFAATVRSSGTPPAAIDARAEEPVGLNESTEPSRRSDRSARASVAMAPRSRPAAKGLAVVRVRVGKRHGALVLDDTTASSQGFARVSFDDGSVEDAVVTALRIEAVLIG, encoded by the coding sequence ATGGCGCTGGATCTGAGCTTCAAGGATCTTGCGGACGTTGCTGTCGGCAATGCGTCCGACGGTCGGCCGCTCAAGGTCGCGCTGGATCTGATCGACGAGGATCCTGATCAGCCGCGGCGCGAGTTTCCCGAGGAAGAGCTTCAGAATCTGGCGGCCTCGATCCGGATCGAGGGCATTCTCCAGCCGATCGTGGTCCGGCGCGCGCAACAGGCCGGGCGCTTCATCATCGTGATGGGAGCGCGGAGATACCGGGCGGCAAAGCTCGCCAAGCTCGATGAGGCAGCCATCTTTATTCAGGATGCGGATGAAGCGAAACCCTACGCCCAGATGGTTGAGAACATTCAGCGTGATGATCTGAAGGCAAACGAGATCGCACGCTTCATTACGGCGCGGATTGAGGCCGGCGAGAAGCAGACGGAGATTGCTCGGCGTCTGGGCAAACCACGCGACTGGGTTTCACGCTATGGCGCGGTGCCGAAGATGCCGCCCTTCCTGCAGGAGATGCTGGCGACGAGTTCGATACGCGCCGTCTACGAACTCTATCAGGCCTGGCGACAGGAGCCGGGAGAGGTCGAGCGCGCGGTCGAGCACGGCACGGCGTTCAACGATGCCCAAGCGAGAGAGTTTGCGGCGACGGTCCGATCATCCGGCACGCCGCCAGCAGCGATCGATGCGAGGGCTGAGGAGCCGGTTGGATTGAACGAGAGCACCGAGCCCAGTCGTCGATCTGACCGGAGTGCGCGCGCTTCTGTAGCGATGGCACCGCGGTCGCGCCCGGCGGCAAAGGGCTTGGCTGTCGTGCGAGTCCGTGTCGGCAAGCGACACGGTGCTTTGGTGCTCGATGACACGACGGCGAGCAGCCAAGGGTTCGCGCGCGTCTCGTTCGATGACGGGTCGGTCGAGGATGCTGTCGTGACCGCGCTTCGGATCGAAGCGGTTCTCATCGGCTGA